ACACCTCTGGGAGCCGAACGGGACGACGTGGGCTCAGTCATAACCGTACTGCCTGGTgacactgctgtgtttttggGCAGTTTCCCCCAAATGAGATATTCACGGCCAGGCTCAAGGCAGGTAGCTGAGTTACACCTGACAGTACCAACCTTGTGAACATCCTTGCCTTTCCAGGGGTTCAGACCAAAGAGCATAGACAGGAAACGTTCAACTTCAGGGTCTGTGGAAGAGCAGGGGCCAGACACAGTCTTCCAGTATGACTCACACAGTTTACACTTAAGTAGGATGTGTTTTATGACATTCGTCCCTAGAATCAAGTCATCGTGCTGACCAGGAACAACAAGCGTGGGAACCAGCATCTTGCAGCCATACACTTCCATCTCAATGTCGAAAGCACACTTTGGCTTAACACGAAGTCTGCCACATCCAACTAAGACCACGTCCACATCAACGTTGTTTTGGTCAGTAAGTACGCCAGATTCTTTCAATTTGGTCTCAGCAGTTTCGCTGATGCTGCAGGCCATTGAACCACTGTCCATCATCCCACCCATTGTCAATGTCCCACGCATTATAGCAGGTGTGTAGAAAAGGCTGTCACTGCTGCCCGCTCTGTGAATGTTCTGATAAACAACAACTTCAGAGTCCTTACATGAATTTTTCACAGATGAGTAAACCGATTCAGATGTGTCATTTTGGGAGCTTGCGACATGACCTGTACTGTCTCCCTCCGAATACAGGTCAGCTAGTTTCCCTCAGGCTGGGGCAGGGAGGAGCTACTAGCAACTGAGTCTGGTGTCTTTCAGACATGCAATGTGAGGTGGTTGAGTGACCTgggtcattgcaaactttgcaaacTGTACCTCTGGAGTGCTTGTCACGAGGGGCCCGCTGGAACTTCCCACCTCGAACTGGATGAGAAATGTTGCGCTGCTGCATATTCTCCATCATCTCCTGAAACATGTCAACCACACGAGAGAGGAGCCGCTCCTCCGACTGTTGGAGATTTTGTGCCACAACTGgaacagaggaatcagaagccGCAAACAGAAGCCAGAACAGAAGCCAGTACAGAAGCCGCAAAGTGCCAAAAAGGTCAttctcaaaggaaacataaatttgataaaataacagtaaatatacataACTTGTTAAGATAAAATTGTGTGTATGTAGCGGTCAGTGATGATGAATATCAGAAACAAcaaaccttcatcatcatctgtgTTGATGGTTTCCTGGTTCAGGTGCGGTCTGTAGCTTGTCGTGATTGAGAGTTGGTCACTAAGGGAGGAGTCAGTCACAGAGGGAGGAGTCAGCCACAGGGGGAGGGGTCAGCCCGGCTGGCAAAAGAGGGAGGAGTCAGTTCGGCTGGTAACAGAGGGAGGAGTCAGACACAGGGGGAGGAGTCAGTCCGGCTGGTCACAAAGGGAGGAGTCAGTCACGGAGGAGGGAGTCAGACACAGGGGGAGGAGTCAGACACGGAGGAAGGAATTAGTCATAGAGGAGGAGTCAGGCACAGGGGGAGGAGtcagacacagagggaggagtCAGTCTGGCTGGTCATGGAGCGAGTGATCTTACTCGTCGATCTCTCTGAGACAGAgtttacatcagacactttGTAATAATGAACAAAGAATTCTTCATCGTACTAacaattttaatttatttattaataattacTTAATTTATTATgagagcttgtttttttttacttctcttactttgaggacacacactcactcacagacacacacagacacacacacacacacacacacacacacacacacacacacacacacagagacaacacacactttgttaTTCTGTtgggaaacaggaagtagactgGCAGCTAGGTTCCCATGAAatcataatgtgtgtgtgagtgtgtgcgtgtgtgtgtgtgtgtgtgtgtttgtgtgtgtgtgtgtgtgtgtttgtgtgtgtgtacatcatgTAGGTCAGTGCTCTCTGTCACAGAGCATGTGAGGTCAAGGGGGGAGTTACTTgtacatgaaacacaaacacttaaaggcCAAAaggacacacgcacacacacacacacacacacacacacacacacacaggcaggatATAACGTGTGTTCTTTAATGCATGTGTTTATTGTGTATATGTGGTGTGTATTCATAGCTTTTTGTCACGTGACCAGCGTGGATGGCTGGAGGGCAACAATTTTAGGGCATTTTATACAACATTTTCTATAAACCACACATAATTGTCACCTGAAGTAAAAcacagatattaaaataaatcccTCATAGCACGCTGGACACTATTTAAATCTTATAGATGAAGTGAAATGCAAGAACTGGAAAACTAGTCGTCACTAAGGCCGGGCCATAGAGCACAGGAGTCTCTAAGTCCTGCTTGtgtcacacacaaaacaaaaaccctcaCAGAAGTTCTTCTCGCTTATGTTAAACAACCACACAGATCAATATTTGACAATATTAACAAATCACACGCTTCAGGATAATAATATGTATGTGTCAAAGTACCACTTTAACTGACACCTCTCTGTATGCTTTGCAGtaaaaagatgatgatgatgattggaCCCATTAGTTATCTGTGAACATAAGTGTGCTAGCTTAAATTAGCTTTAAGGGTACTTTATGGGTACTGACGCTAAGAAACATCATCTGAAGCTCAGGCGTCATCACTGACTCATCTTGGCTATCATAGTCCCCCTCTGGGCCTTACATCAGAACCAACAGTAGGAGCTAATAAGATTTCTCTCCTGATTGTCAGAAGAATAAATTCTACTGAAGTCTAAAATATTAGAAACAGGCTTTTAAAGATTTCAAGAGGATAAAAGAGGCAAAATAAAGTCCTCGTCGGTTTTACGGAttaaagagtgaccatgttatCTGGTGACTTTCAGCtgaatgtgtctgttgttgtcagacatgATGTATCCTCTTCCTCTCTAACCTCCCATAGTaaatttagagaccgtaggtaccacgagcaggcctgataactgacaTCAGGTgactgttactgtgtgtttgtgagcatgtgtgtgcgtgtatgtgtgtgtgtgtgtgtgtgtgtgtgtgtgtgtgtgtgtgtgtgtgtgtgtgtgtgtgtgtgtgtgcgcgcgcgtgtgtgtatgtgtatgtgtgtgtgtgtgtgtttgtgtgtgtgtgtgtgggtgtgggtgtttgtgagtgagtgtgtgtgtgtgtgtgtgtgtgtgtgtgtgtgtgtgtgtgtctgtagaaaCAAAGAGAGTTTGTGTTCTGCCCTATATTTAttattgtctttgtttcctcAGGGTCACTGTGCGGTCACTGCACTGAATAGCTCTGCAGCTTTAattattcacacttaaacaccaacatcacacaaacaaacacacacacacacgcacgcacgtaTCCAGTATCAGTCCAGTAGCAGGAGTGTTACAGGTGAAAGCTGTGATTTTTTAGATTTTCTCCTCTCagtttgtgtcagtttgaaCTCTGTGTGGaccctcagtgtgtgtctgtgtgtgactgtgagctCAGTTGAGGTTCATTATTGGTTGATGAAGTTGTCGTCTCCCTCTTTAGTCTCAGCTGTGCGCTCTGCTCAAGACGATATAAAGAGCGACGCTGCAGTTTGTGAGAAAATACAACCAGTGAGTTTCCCGTTGTTTGTATttcaatatgaaaaataaaatcatgaaaatatATAGTTCATATGTAAACAGCATACATTggaataaatgttattttagctttttacttattttttcctCATGTATGTTCATTGTGTTTAACGTACGATTATACTGTAACCATGGTTACAGTATTAtaaagtgtgtgaatgtagtCAGACCATTTAGTCCCAGGATGTGACTGGGGAAAAAGATGATTGTTATTGtaaatctttagtgtggagCTTACTgcattattataattattatgaTATATAGTATTCTTATTATTTTACAGCTTGAAACcaaaaagtgtttctttgtgGGTTTACTGTCCAAATATCAGTCCATCAACGACAACCACTCCTCTCTGTGCAGACACTCTTATCTGAcggctgagtgtgtgtgtgtgtgtatgggtgtgtgtacgtgggcgtgtgtgtgtgagagagaggttATCACATTGTCTAGACCTCTCCGACATGTCAGTAACAATCACACTGTtgcacacccacacatacacacacacgcgcgcacacacaccgtgtgtgtgtctgtgacttctgcagccagcttctagtggacacttgatgaactgcagttgTTTTTGCTGAAGGATTCTGGTTGGTAAAAACATTAATGTGATAAATGTTGAACTGTTTCATGTTGCTTATAATTTTCTGTGCAGATAACTCAATTCTGTATTGTTAAATGTGCTGAAAGAGCAGCTGCTCTGTTGGAGTCAGATTGTGTTTATGTTCGATCAGTGAGTGATAAACATAATCACACATAGACATGAGTAAGAAGAAGCCTCATCGTCAGCCAATCGGATGGCAGCGAGCTTTAATGTGCTGATGAAACACACGGAGAAGATTTCCCGTtgagcagtgtctcagtctgagCTCGCCATATCTACGTCCTGTTCAGATGATGTCTTTGTGTGAAAGTCATTTTTTATAACACGAGTTCTTTGACAGTTTTTATCAGGATGATGAAATGTGTGTCAACCTGTTCAGGCTCTAACTCGTCAgcagctcgctctctctctgcagctgtttgacCCACTTCTTCAAAACATTCATGaaactttcttcttctgcacattAACATGGAGGAGAGCAGTGACTCTGAATTCTGCTTCAATGTTTCATCAATTAAATCCTAAAAACTGAACAACAGactacactgtaaaacattagacaaacatttaacaacaaacaaaaactaactgtgtgtgtgtgtgagagacagagtcCAGCTGTTTGGTGATCTGGACATCAACAAGGGAGTCAGAGATCACTGggggaaaggagagaggagggggagggggaggaggtgaCACTTACATTGGAGTTTTGAGACTGtatgaatctgtgtgtgtgtgtgtgtgtgtgtgtgtgtgtgtgtgagatgatgATGTCCCTGATGTTGACCCTTGGTCTGATGTGAACAGACTCTCAGTGAACGAGAGGAAAACTAATAATTGTTCATGTGGAGGAAACAAACTGGGAGACAATAGATCAGCTGAAGGATTTTTCTCTCTGCGTCTCAGCAGCTTCAACAGGCAGGAAGGAAACTCACAGCGTTCCCACAACACAGAAGAATGAGGGGAAGTAGGCGGAGCCAAAACGAGAGGACTCCGAGTGCTCACAGGGAATAAACCACCACGCTGATTTATagttatttaaagttttatagtgaccaacacacacacaccaacacatatacacacacacagacacacacaccaacacacatacacacacacacacacaccaacacatatacacacacacagacacacacaccaacacacatacacacacacagacacacacatacacacacacacccacaaacacccacatacatacatacacacacccatgcgcacacgcacagaaacacacattccATGGCGTTCCCAGGCCAGGCTGGTTCATAATTCCTCCAGCGAGCTCTGACGCATCCTAATcagctcatgaccacaggtgagggttggaacgtaGATCGACCGGTAAATCGAAAGCTTTGGCTTCCaactcagctccctcttcaccacacCGATCACTGGGCCCCCAATACTGCTGACGCTGCACCAATCCACCTGTCAATCTCACTGTCCATCTGACCCTCACTCATGAACAAGACCCCTGGATATTGAACTGCACATGCAGCCACAGGCGCACCTAGCTGTTTTTTCCTCAGATATGCTCAGAGACGTTTTTGGAGCTGCACAACCTTTCTCTGTGTGATGGCACCTAAGGTGAAAAGCTCACAGGTTAGCGTTCTCAGAGGTAAACTACTTTGAATGATGATGATCTTTCTTGTTGGTTCAATGGACACAGACTGAAGATGACTCTGAGTTAAACAGTGAAACAGGAGCTCACATTAGTTTAGatcaacatgaacacaaacaggtcACAACGTGTTTGTTAATGTAATAAGGAGAAAAAGTTTTTAGACTGAGAGTTTTAATGGAGGAACCTTCAGTCTGAGGACTGATGAACATGAACTCAGTTAAAGTCAGTGTGTTTATAGATACAGCATACAGATCTGTACAGTGTGAGTATGAACAATATTTCAATAGTTTGTATAAGTTACAGTGTTATAAAACTGTCTTTGGTTCTGTTCCAGTCCAACAGTTCATCGAGCAACAACACTTATCAAACCTGCAGAATCAAAATCCAGTCCATATTTGGTTCCATTTCATATCCGAGTCCAACACAGTCTCATGTCAATCAGACGAGTCCTAAACAGTCTCATGTAAATCAGACGAGTCCAACACAGTCTCATGTCAATCAGACGAGTCCACACAGTCCACACAGAGGCAAACAGCTAGATCTTCCAGAATCACAAAACCACCTTAAAGCTGAGTTTGAATCCGGTTCTTTACATctgtaaacaaatgtttttgattGCGCGAGAATCTGACATGCCGTCACTAGTTTTAAATTACTGACGATATGACGATGACCACAAACTGATTATTAATAAACGTAATCAAAAATGAAACTTTGGAGGATTCTCGCTTCCTGTGGATGGACAGCGGCTCTCTGTATCTTCCTGTTTACTGtctttacatgtttgttttgaagtataagatttaaagcagcaCAGATTGTGTTGATAGAGTGTcagaatataaaatattaaacatcatATATTAATTTATAAAAGATAAACACATCACTTTGGTCTTTGTCACATCagtttcacatctttttttgcACAACTGAAAACTTTGTACAGTCTGATTTTagagcattttcctctgatgctaagctaacaaaTCGCTCCTCTTGCTGCACCAAACCACCACAGCGATCATGGCCAATGTGAGGAACACCGGGATTAGGATGAGGAGAGTGAGCGTTTCGTTGGGCGGGTCCACCAATTCCATCGGTTTGTTGGTGCAGTTGGAGAAAAAGGTCTTGTGTATGCGGATGATGTAGCTCTCTACCAGAGGATTGGGCCAATAACACTCAACGCCCTTCGACTTGGTCTCTGTGCAGAGGCTGAAGAGGTTGTACtcactgaggagagagagagggggaggcggggagagagagggttaaCAGAGAATCTTACTGCAGTTCTACTCCTCGTGCTCACCGTCGGAGAGGTTCTAATTGTTGTTGCTGATCCTGAAAAtcagagaaacaacaaaacatacatcacttttaaacaaactgatttattaatctgataaatatttatttatttaagttctttcacacactttcactaaactcctgaaaaactccttaaGTTTAGGGTTAGAGTTTCTCCTCcggcctcctcgtatttattctgcagaaagtcagagtgatctgatgtgagaacacagcaggatataatcaggagaattcacctggagccagtgggagggggtggtgatgtttatttcctgtgatcgctgcacaaccatagactgtctgcacgccacctctaccatctccgtgctctaatgaacctgctgctgcatgtttcctgttctccagtattttcttctccactctttagttcacattgagattctcttcaactacacgtagcattgatagaaagacaaatattcacaTTACAGCGTTGTATAGACGACTCTGATGCTTCGTATGTCATTTCTACATCGTTCTTTTGatgtcacgtcttacctcaggagaccccgcCTCCCCGCCAActatacacacccacacaagttgcctttagtgtgtgtgtgtttatgaataGTTTCAACATTAACGGTCACACTGGCTGAGTGTTTGGCTGCagctcactctgtgtgtgtgtgtgtgtgtgtgtgtgtgtgtgtgtgtgagggaggttTGGGTCACTGCTTGTATAAACACTAGGCCTCTCGATCCCACAGTATCTCCCCCACACacccttcactctctctccctctctaccccctccccccatctCCCCCTCTTAGGCTGCTGAAGTGTTGAacttatacattttttaactgttaCTGTAAATTGTGAACTGTTTACACGTTTTCTGAACATGAATTAGTTTTTTATTGGTCAgtaattaaatcaaatcaaagacgAACTCGAAGACgaaaaagaaagaacagaaaactttttttttatctgaaactGACCTGTTGCCAAGCAAACCAAACATCGTCCTGCACTATGACTGTTCGTTTCCATGATAACCGGTGGTCAGTTTCTTGTACATGAATGTTTGAATGTATCAGAGTTGAATCAGAGTCTGTTGCATTGGTCATGAACACTCGCTGTCTGCTGTTCTCAGAACACCTGCTGAGGCGGAGTGATACACTGGGTGAGAAGCCCCAGTGATGTAATTTCATCAACTGATTTAAtcccaccatcatcatcattaccatcatcatcatcatcatcatcatcatcatcaccttcatcaccatcaccatcactgtcaccatcatcatcatcaccaccatcatcatcatcaccatcaacaccaccatcatcatcatcatcatcatcatcaccaccatcatcatcatcatcatcatcatcatcatcatcatcaccatcacca
This is a stretch of genomic DNA from Labrus bergylta chromosome 20, fLabBer1.1, whole genome shotgun sequence. It encodes these proteins:
- the LOC110000409 gene encoding receptor activity-modifying protein 3 yields the protein MDLRESAVLKLFMVVFVANVSMMRDLTGADSVTPPPPHRWMCNESRLQWEVEVCGDDFKRNMDHVDPKFWCNLTHFISEYNLFSLCTETKSKGVECYWPNPLVESYIIRIHKTFFSNCTNKPMELVDPPNETLTLLILIPVFLTLAMIAVVVWCSKRSDLLA